The nucleotide sequence TGTGCCACGTGCGGTGTCAGAAGCGCCCGTTGAAGCGCTCCCCTGTCCTCGCTGAGCTCCCGCGCGTATCCCCCGGAGGCCTCTGCTGTCTCGAGGTCCAGCTTGATGAACGTTCCGCCCATGGAGGCAACCTCGTCGGCTGACGCCGGCCGGATGTCGTTGGCCGAGACCCGGGCGCCTAGCCGTTTGGCTGTGCCGATGGCCTGCAGCCCGGCCACCCCTGCCCCCAGCACCAGAACGCGGGCCGGAGGGATGGTTCCGGCCGCAGTCATGTACAGCGGGAAGAACCGAGGCAGCCGCATAGCGGCCTCCAGCACACAGCGGTAGCCCGCCACAAGCGCCTGGGAGGTCAGTGCGTCCATGGACTGGGCCCGTGAAATGCGCGGTACGAGTTCCAATGCAAAAGCGGTGATTCCGCCGGCCGCGAGCGCCCTAACGGTAGGCAACTCCGACGACGGCGACCCCAGGCCAACGGTGACGCAACCCCGGCGGAGGGCTCCCGCCGTCGACGGTTCCATGGGACGGACGTGGCAGTAGACGTCCAGCGATCCGAGGTCCAACGACCCCACCACGGACGCTCCTGCGCTGCGGTAGTCGTCGTCACTGTGGCCGGAGGCGAGCCCCGCGCCGGATTCAACGTCCACCGCCAGGCCGAGGCCCACTAGTTGCTTGATTGTTTCCGGCGTGGCTGCCACCCGCCGCTCGCCGTCGAGCGCTTCGCGTGCTATGCCTGCTTTCACCCGCCACCCCTCTTCCGGAACGCTCCAGAAACCAGTTGGCATGAGTCTATGACCGCGAGGGTCCGGGCGGGAGTAGGGGGCTGCGCTATGTGAACAAGTCCACTAGTGTCGGTTGAGTCGGGTCAACCCGCCACCACACCGTCGACGAGCCGGTTCCGGCCGCGCCGTCGGAAAGGAACGCCGCTATGGACACCTTCAAAATCGGCTATTTCGTTGGAAGCCTGGCCAGCAATTCCATCAACAGGGTCCTCTCCAAAGCGCTGATCAGCGTCGCACCCCCGGAACTCGAATTCCATGAAATCGCGATCAAGGACCTTCCCCTCTACAGCTCTGACTACGATGCCGACTTCCCGCCCGCGGGCCGGGAGTTGAAGGATGCCATCGCGGCGTCGGACGGGATCCTGTTCATCTCCCCCGAATACAACCGTTCCATCCCTGGCGCCTTGAAGAACGCCATCGACTGGGGCTCGCGCCCCTGGGGCACCAACTCGTTCGCACGGAAACCCACCGGAATCATCGGCGCTTCGCCCGGTGGCATCGGCACTGCAGTGATGCAGTCATCCATGCGGAGCGTTCTGAGCTTCCTGGACGCGCCGCAGCTGAATGCGCCCGAGGCGTACATCCGCTTCGTGGCAGACGCGTACGACGACGACGGTTCCGTTAAGGACGAAGGGACCGCCGCGCTGTTGCGCCACTATATGGAGGAGTACAGCGCGTTCGTACAACGCGTCCTGGCAGCCAACGCGCCGGGACACATCGGCGACCCGGAACCGGATTCGGCCAAGCTCACGCGTTAGCTGTATTGGCGAGGGGCGGGTGCCGCTCTTCCTGGGGCGGCACCCCGGGACCACGAGGAAAGGTCGATGTCCGCGCGGACGTTCGACGGCCCGGTGGTTTGCGTTTCCGCATTAACGCCGACCGCCGGCCTCAATGAGGTCCTGAACCTAGGAATGGTCGTTGGGGTGTGCGATTATCGGACGGCTTCCGCTTGCGTATAAGGTTCGGAAAGACTTGACCGGGTGATCCATTTGGATCACTCCACAAGCGCGGAAGGGCATTTCGGCATCGAACGACTTGGGGATTGAATCGTCATGAAATTTTTTAGGGTACAGGTTCGGCTCTGGCCCGTCCTGCTGATCATGGGTGTGGGTATTGCGGGACTGGGCGCGGCCTTTGCAACTGGCGGACTTAATGCCCTGGCTCTCAGTTCGATGCTCGGCAGCAGCTCCAACGAACGAGATACGCAAGTAGTCCAGGCGGTCACGCGCGTGCAGGAGGTTGCCTTGGTAAGTCTTCACATCGAGGGTGTCGCGAGGCATGAAAGCACAGGGGAAATTCTCGGCGTCGCCGTACCTGCCAGCGAGAAAACGACACTGATCCAGTACAAGTTCAACGCAAAACTAGGCATCGATGGGTCACAGGTCAAGATCGAAAAGAACAGCCCATCATCGTTCCGGGTGACCATTCCTCAGTTCGTCGGCATCGGCTTCGACGATCCGGTGTTCGAAGACCCAATGGAGAGCAGCGAAGCGCTTAGCTGGCTGACGCCGCCCGCCGTTCAAACCCGCATGATCAACAACATTCTCAGCGACGAGAACAAGCAGAAATATATAGCCCAAAACGAGGCCGCGCTTCAGGAGCAGACCAAGACGTTCTACTCCGGAATCATCACAGGCGTCGATACCGACGCCGAAATCGTCTTTGAATTCGCAAAGTAGCGTCAACGGCCAGCTGCCCTGCTCCGATGTGCCACTCAGGAACGTCCACTTTTCTGACGAGGTGGATGATTGTGTCCTCGCCAAGCCCGTTAGCGGAGGTCTGGCCCACCTGTCTCGGCGAGTTCGCCTAGCACGCTGATTCCCTCGTCGTCCCCGTATTGGGTGGCGTCTTGATCGACATCGGAAAACGAGTCGGCCGCCTCGTCATTAGCGAGGTGCGGGTATTTCTCAAGAAGAAAGCGCTTCCGGTACTCAATATTTGCGACGTCGACAATCGATTCCAGAGTGGCCCAATTGAAAGCGCCACCCAAGACGATCCCGGCTGCCGGGACGACTTTGCCGAGCCCTTGCTTGGTAAGCCGAAAAGCGAACTTTTCCGCAAACTTCTTGGAGACCTGGGCTACGAGCGACATATCCAAGAGCACCGCCCAGTTCTTGCCACGCACGAGTGCCTGGGTCAGCCGTGAAATGTCAGCCATCGCGGCAGTCTTCGCGCTGGCTGACATTGCCGTGCCAGCGTTGACGACAGACATAACGAAAAGTTTCTCCGCTGGTTCTTCGGGGTCGTAGCCGTACAGCAGAGATATGTGACCGACGGAGCGGGACGCGAGACCTAGAACTAATGCAGCGTCACCAACGAATGCCCCGGCGATTGCTGCCCCTGAAGGCGCAGCCGCGGCTCCGCCGGTGACGGGGACAGCGAGTTCCCCTCCGGAGATCACCAGTCCTGCACCGGCCCCCGAAAGAGCTGCAGCAAGAGGGTAGCCCCAGCTCATACCTCTCCCGCGGACAACGTCGATTTGCTCAAGGTCGAGGTGACGCAAGTCGGAGAGCCTCGTAACGTCGTGGCCGTTCTTTTTGTGTTTCGCAACAACCTGTTTAGGAGATAGACCGGCCCGTGAAATGCGCCCGGCCGCCTGCCTCATGGAGCCAAACGCAGCCCCACCCCAGTCGCTGATGCCGTCGGGAATGGAGTCCTTGGCTTTGCGTGCTCCGCTTTTGCTGAGACACTTCCCGGAGAGGCGACTAAACAAGACTCCGTCACCGGTGAATCCCCAGCCTTTAGGATTTTCGAGGGCTTCCGCTCCTGAAGAGAGCGCCGACCAGCACTGCCTCAGGAAGCATTAGGTTTTCGAGACACCACAGTGTCCGCCTCAGGTGTCGACCGGAATATAGTTCACCCAGCGTGATCAAGGCGCTGCCTCATTGGGGCTCTGAGCGCTTGGTCGAGGTAATCAGTGCCGGTTTCCTCAAAACTGTACCCAAGATCGACGAAGCTATCGACGTTGAGGATCTCGCGGGCGAACTCCCGAAGCGGCACCCGCAGTACCCCCCACCTGCAAGGATTTAGTCAGTATGCTTACGAGTATGAGGATTTGAGGACACGCCCCTACTCAGGAGATACCGATGCTTCGTAAGTTAGCCATAACTACAGCCGCCTTGGCCCTTTTTGCCGGGTCGATGGCATCCACCACCGCCGCAGCAAACGCCGCAGCCCCGGCGGCAGCCGCAACCACCGTCCACGCGCAGGGCAGCGTAGCCGCCACCACGGCAACGCCTTCGCCGGATGCAAGCAACCCCTCGGGCCCGTCAACGCAGACACCCACCAACCCCGGGCCATCCTCGGGTGCGCCCAACACACCTAACCCCGCAGGAAGCGGACCAGCCAACCCCGGCACGGGAGAATCCGAACCCCAGGAGCAGACCCGCACCAACGCCGTGCCGTGGGTGCTGGCGGGCGTTGCCGCCGTCATCATCATCGCGCTAATCATTTGGACCCTGCGGAACCGGCGCGGCCGGGACAAGGGAATCAGCCGGGAAAGCTAGGCCAGCTTCCCGATAAGGCTGCCTTCGAGGTTTTCGAGCAGGTGCCGCGGATTGTCATAGACTTCCGCGGCACCTGCGTCGCGCAATTCGGCCTCGCTGATTCCGCCGCAGGTCAGCGCGATCACCGGAACGCCAATGGCAGAGCCGGCCTTTACGTCCCAGACAGCGTCGCCCACGAAAACCACGTCCTGTGGTTCCAGGTGGAGCTTCTCCAAGCACGCCTCCAGGATGTCGGGCGCGGGCTTGCTCTCCTTCGCGTCATTGGAACTCGTCCACGCATCAATGGAGGATCCGGCGTCGAGGAGCCTGCGGCTGACCTCAAGGTCGCGATCCTGCGCCGAGGACGCCAATCCGACCGCCAGCCCGGCTTCCGAACAGGCGGCCAGGAGATCCCGGGCCGATTCGAAGGTCCGCAGCGCGGGCCAGAAGGTGGAAAAAACCGCACTGTGCGAGGACTTGAGGTTTTCCTGCAAGTCCTCCGAGGGCTCCGGCACCAAGCTCTGGATGAGCCGGTCGCCTCCCATGCCGACTCGCCGGTGGATGGCCGACATTTCGATGTCCAACCCTTCCCGCCGGAACGCCTGCCACCACGCCATGGCGTGGAAGTAGCTCGAATCAATCAGGGTGCCGTCCACGTCGAACAGGACACCGCGCTTCTTTGACGTCGCCTCAGTTGCCACAGCTGACCACCTTCGCTTGTGTCCGCGTCCCCTGGGCGGCGAGCGCAGAATCAATCACGGGCTCTTCCAACATCAATACGGCGTACCGCTCCGCAGAGCCGGTTTGCAGCAGGCCGGTGCCGGCCACTTCCCGGATCGCAGCCACCCCTTCAACGGCGTCATCCACCGTGGAGAACCGCTTGGACAAACCCATCAGGCAATCCCCGCCGTCCACCATCAAAATCCGATATCCCCCATCGGGCGTTTCCACCAGTTCCAAACGGCCGGCCATCGCTACCTCCTCGTTTTCGATGAAAAACAGCTTAGTAAGACTACTTAGTATAAGCCCTTGGAAATAATCCGTAACGCTGGAAATACGCGCCTGCAACTTCTTGTTGGCGTGGATATGACAACAATCGGAATTATCGGTGCAGGACACATTGGCAGCCAGGTCGCACGCAAGGCGGTCGAACTCGGCTACGACGTCGTGATCAGCAACTCACGCGGACCCGAGACCCTCGGCGACCTCGTCGCGGAACTGGGGCCGCGCGCCCGGGCCGCGACGGCGGCCGAAGCAGCAGCGGCAGGCGATTTCGCCGTCGTGACCGTTCCCCTGAAGAACTACCGGGACGTTCCCGCCCAGCCGCTCGAAGGCAAGGTGGTTATCGACACGAACAACTACTACTGGGAGCGCGACGGACGCATTCCGGAGCTGGACAACGGTGAAGCAACCACGTCCGGCCTGCTCCAGAAGCACCTCCCCACCTCGAAGGTGGCAAAGGGCTTCAACCACATCTTCGCCAAGGACATCACGACGGACGGCACTCCGGCGGGGACGCCGAACCGTCGTGCCCTGGCAACCGCCAGCGACTTCCCGGAAGCAGCGGAGCTCGTCACCAGGCTTTACGACGAATTCGGTTTCGACACCGTCAACATCGGGCCCCTTGCAGACAGCTGGCGGGTCGAGCGCGACCGTCCCGCCTATGTCATCCGGCAGAACGCGGATGAACTTCGGGAGAACCTCGCCAAGGCGAACCGCACCAACTGAACCACAGCGCACGACGGCGGACGGGCGGCTTGCGCCTGTCCGCCGTCGCACGTCGTGGAACAGTCGGGTATCACCGCGCGGAGGTGGTGCTCATCACGGCAGCATCCAAGCTAAGGCCAAGTTCCTCTTACCATTCGAAGCAGTATCCGTAAGCAACAGCCCCCGCCGTCTAGTCTCGCCCTATGGAAAAGACCCTTTACGACACAGTCATTGTTGGCGGCGGCCACAACGGACTCACAGCGGCCGCGTACCTGGCTCGGGCGGGCAAGAGCGTAGCCGTCCTGGAGCGGGACGACCACTTCGGCGGCGCGGCTGTTTCAGCGGCCGCCTTCAAGGGCGTCGATGCCCGCCTCTCGCGCTACTCCTATCTGGTCAGCCTGCTTCCCCAGCGGATTATCCAGGAGCTGAACTTGGACATAGCGCTGGCCCGCCGCAGGTACTCCTCCTACACACCGGACCCGGAAAACCCCGAAAAAGGCCTCCTCATCGACGGCGGCGACTCCCACGCCAGCCGGGAATCCTTCGAAAATGTGGGTGCGGGAGTTGACTTTGACGCGTTGGAAGGCTTCTACGCCGACACCGGCAAGCTCGCGCAGGCCTTGTTTCCCACCGTTTGCGAACCACTGCCCAGCCGCTCGGAAGCCCGGGCCCTCGTGGCTGACGACAAGCTGTGGAACTCCTTCATCGAGAATCCGCTGGGCCAGGTCATCACAGAGCGCCTCACCCACGATCTGGTCCGGGGCATGGTTTCCACCGACGCCCTGATCGGCACCTTCACTTCGCTCGACGACCCCTCCCTGGATGCCAACCGATGCTTCCTCTATCACGTGATCGGCAACGGGACCGGCTTGTGGGACATTCCCTTGGGCGGCATGGGGTCCGTTTCCCGCGAACTCGAGCGGGCGGCCCGGGAGGCCGGGGCGGTGCTGTTGCCATCGGCGGAGGTAACAGCCATTTCCGACGACGGCGAAGTCCGGTTCCGGCACGACGGCAGCGAACACGTGTTCCAGGGCAGGCGTATCCTCGCCAACGTTTCGCCATGGGTCCTGCAGGACCTTCTGGGAGTGCCGTCACCGCAGGAGGTCGCCCGGCCCGAAGGGGCGCAGATCAAGGTGAACCTGCTCCTGAAGCGCCTTCCGAAGCTCCGGGATGCCACGGTCACTCCCGAAGCCGCTTTCGGCGGGACCTTCCACATCAATGAGCGGTACCAACAGCTTGCCGACGCGCACCGTGCGGCCACCGACGGGCAGATTCCCAGCCCACTCCCCTGTGAGATCTACTGCCACTCCTTGACTGATCCGAGCATCCTTTCCGGGGAGCTTGCAGCCGCCGGAGCGCACACATTGACGGTGTTCGGGCTGCACACCCCCGACCGGCTGGTGACGGAAGAAAACAACCACGTGATGCGTGCCAAGCTCCAGGCCGCCGTCCTCGAATCGCTCAACTCGGTCCTGGCCGAACCCATCGAGGACCTCCTGCTCACGGACGCCGACGGAAACCCGTGCGTCGAGGCCAAGACCACCCTTGACCTTGAACATGCCCTGAACATGTCGGGGGGCAATATCTTCCACGGCAAGCTGCAGTGGCCCTTCCTGGAGGACGACGAGCCCCGGGCTTCCCCGGCTGAACGGTGGGGCGTCGCAACGGGGTACCCGAACATCTTCCTTTGCGGGGCAGGTGCCCGCCGCGGGGGCGGAGTCAGTGGATTGGGCGGGCACAACGCCGCCATGGCGGTCCTGGAGGATTTGCAGGACGAAACCGTGTCATGAACCGGGCCGTGACTGCACTTTATGGGTGGCTGCCTCTTCGGATGCTCGGCGCATAGGGCTTCCGGGGAGGCAGCTGCACCACTCAGCGCAGCCCTACACCAAGGAGCCCCATGTCCACCAAAATCTCCGCTTGGCCCGCCGCGACGCCCATGTGGGTGGATTTGGGAGTGGATGACCTGGACGCGGCCAAGGCCTTCTACGCGGATCTGTTTGGGTGGACCTTCGCTTCCGGCGGCCCGGAGTCCGGGGGTTACGTCCTGGCGGAACTCCGGGGCCGCGCGGTGGCTGGAATCGGCCCTCAACAGGACAAGGACGCCCCGGCCTCGTGGACTACGTACCTGGCGTCAGATGACGTTGACCAGACGGCCGGCAGAATCGTGGGCAGCGGCGGTCAACTGATCGCGCCGCCTTTCGATGTGATGGACTCCGGCCGGATGGCCCTGGCTTCAGACAGTCTCGGTTCGGTGTTTGGGATCTGGCAGGCCGGGAACCACATCGGGGCTGAACGAGTCAATGAACACGGTGCGCTGTGCTGGAACGAACTCCACACCCGCGACAAGGAGGCGGCGCGGTCCTTCTACACGGACGTCTTCGACGTCAGTTTCCAGGAAATCCACGACGACGGCTACGTGTACTCCACCATCTGCAGGCCCCTGGACGGCAGGGAAGTCGGCGGAGTGTTCCACGATGCCGAGGCCTCTTTGCCCGACCGTTGGATGACGTGGTTCGCCAGCGACCACGTCCAAGCCACCGCGCTGAAGGCGGTGGAGCTCGGCGCCACGCTCCTCCGACCGGCCGCGGAAAGCCCTTTGGGACGCACGGCCATCGTGCGGGCGCCGCAAGGTGAGACCTTCGGCATCATCGACGCGCCCCGGACGAACAACTAAGCGGTCCGGCTGCACGATCAGGCGGCGGCGGGATCCAACGCCTCCGAGATCACCTCGTGTGCGTGCGCCGCGGCAAGCGGCGCCGCCAAGCGGTGGACGGCCTGGAAGGTCCTGCGGACAGCAGGCCCATGCCACTCCGGCGGCAGGTAGTCCGCGGGCAGGTTCGGGTCCTTGTACGGAAACTTACGCCACAAGGTGAGCATGGGGATGTAGTAACGGAAGGCTTCGCGCCGCAACTCCTCGGTGGAACCGGCCAACGCGGCCTCGGGATCATCTCCAACCCGCCGCGTCCACTGCTCTTCGGCCCCCTCATAGAGTTCCAGGAACTCGGTGAATTGCTGGTCGAGTTCGTTCAGGTCCCACCATTCGGCGATCTTCGGACGCATGGGGCCGTCAAACACGTAGTCGCTGCGGAAAAGGTCCACGAATTCGATCAAGCCACTGCTTGTGAGCCGCTCCCTGGCCTGCTCAAGCTTGCCCGCCGGTGCGATCCACACGCCGTTCGCCACAGACCCAAAGCCAAGCCCCAGCAGTGCGGAGCGCAGCTGGTGCCGGCGGTTGCGCATGGACTCCGGCACTGAAAATACGGCCAGTACCCATTTGTCCACGGGGGCGGCCTGCTCAGGGGCGAAGATCCTCCGGTCGCCCTCACGGAACACATCGCTGACGGACTCGGAAATCTTGTACTTGGCGATGCCACCTTCACGCACGCTCTTGAGCACGCCCTTGGCCTTGAGCCTGGACACGGAAGAACGCACTCCCGGAGCGTCATATCCCAGGGAACCCAGCATGGAAATCAGTGCTGAGACCGGCAAGGCGTCGCCCGCGTTCCGGCCGTAGAGGCCAAAGATCGTGACGAGGAGTTGCTGGTGGCGCACCGGGGGTGCCGGGACGGCGAACATCGAAAACATCCTCATTTCCGCGCCAAATGTTCAGGCGCCAGTCCACTTCATCATAGGTGTGGGAGCGCCGCCGCCTGCTCAACGAAAGGCCACGAACTGGCAAGCCCATAGTAAGGATGCTTACTATGGAGGAACACTTGAACTCCGCAACAGGATCAAGCAGCCACATCAGGTACTTTCCGCATCAACGATAGGAAGCGCATCATGGCAGGAAATCTTGTAGCCCGTTCCATCCACGACCTCACCGCTGCGGCATGGTTCGGCGGCTCATTGATGGGGGCCATCGGGCTCAACGGAGCCGCCGCAGAAGCCAAGGACCCCACCGAGCGCACCCGCTTGTCCAGCAAGGGCTGGGGCAAATGGGCTCCGATCCAGACCGCGGCCTTCGCGGGCCACCTCGCCTCCGACCTCGCCATCGCCTGGGAGAACAAGGGGCGCATCGCCAAGCAGGACAATGTGGCCGCCAACACCGTCTACAAGACCGTGGTGACCCTGGCCGGAGCTGCGGTGACACTTTACGCAGGCATCGTGGGCAAGAAGGTTGACGAGCTCTCCGGCGAAGGCGCCGAAGGAGCCACGGAACCGCGCGCAGGTGCCTCCGATGAGCTGAAGTCGGCACAGACCCAGCTTAAGGCCCTTCAGTGGGCCATTCCCGCCTTCGCTGCCTGGGTCATCATTCTCGGTGCCAAGCACGGAGAGATGCAGCGCCCCAAGAACATCCTGAAGGGCCTGCGCTAACCACGTCGGGATGGCAGTTAATGACAGTCCCGGGGTTCCCAATTGTCATTAACTGCCACCTCGCGGGGCTGCTTCCTAGACGGTGCTGACGGTGACGTCGTCGGGATCGACGTCGACGGCGGCGACGGGCACCTCAGGCTGCGGCTTGGGAATCATCGCCACCGCCCCGGCCGCCAGGACGGCGATGCCGGCAAAGATCGCGAAATTCGCCTCGAAGGGCAACTTGGAGCCTGCAATCCAGCCGCCGATCAGGGGCCCGGAAATGGCACCCAGCCGGGCAAAGCTCAGCGCCCAGCCTGTGGCTGTTCCACGGACCTTGGCAGGGTAGTAGTCGGCAATGTAGCCGGTGAGGACCAGCGACGTCGAGATCGAACCGACGCCGGCGAACGCCACGAACAGCAGATTCACCACCATGGTGTTGGGGAAGACCAGCAGCATGATGCCCAGGCCGCCCAGGATGTAGAACACCACCAGGATGAGCTTCTTGCCGTACTTGTCAGCCGCGCGGCCAAGGAGCAGGCCACCGATGGCAGAGGCGAGGCTGAAGACCAACAGGAACGTCAGGGACGAGCCGAGGTCGTAGCCGGCCTTCTTCATGATGCTCGGCAACCAGGTATTCAGCCCGTACACCAGCACCAGGCCGCAGAACAGCGAGATCCAGAAGAACACCGTGGAGCGCAGGTACTTCCTGGAGAACATGGTGGTGATGGTCTTCCACCAAGGATCCGCAGGCCCGCCGTTGGCAACCGGGGCCGCCGGGACAACAGGCCGGTAGTCGGCGATCTGAAGAGTAGCGGCCAAGGCCTTCGCCTCGGAACGGCGGCCCTTTGTCTCCAGGTATTCCAGCGATTCGGGCAGGAATTTCCAGATGACCGGGAGCAGGACAATCGGCGCCGCTCCAATGGCAATCACGGCACGCCAGCCACCCAGGGGCAGGACAAACAATGCAGCCAGGGCAGCTGCAACAATGCCCAGGGAATAGCCGGAGTACATGAGGCCATAGTTGAATGACCGCTTGTTCGGGGCTGAGTACTCGATGGTCAGTGCAGCCGCCACCGGGATGACACCACCCATGCCGAGACCGCCGATAAGCCTGAACAGCCCGAACAGTTCGGGGGTAGGTGCCCAGGCCGCGCCGGCTTGGGTGATCGTGAAGATCACCATGGATGCCAGGAGCATCTTCTTGCGGCCTACGAGGTCGCTGAGCGTGCCGATGAACAGAGCACCAATAAGCATGCCGATCAAGGCATATGACCCCAGGCCGCCCAGGGCAAGCGGCGACAGGTTCCATTCCTTGTACTCCGCAAGCGCGGGAAGGACAGCGCCGAGGACGCCGACGTCATAGCCTTCGGCGAGGATCGCGAGCCAGCAGCAGAACAACACCAGGCCGGTGGTCTTCTTAGGCACGTTCCAGTCGTTGACTGGTGCGGTAGCCACGGCTACTTCACCAAAACCGATGCAGCAGCCGACGCCGGGGTCCACCGGAGGTGCGTGGTGGCCTCGTCGATGTCCGCTTCCTTCAGCAACGAAAGGCGGGGACGGACGGCGTCAGTGCGCGAGCTCGGTGGCTTGCGGCGTCCCGCCCGGAATTGCGGGATCCACTGGGCGCCGGGCCCCTGGTACTCCTGCTCAGCGGCGGCATGCAGGGTCCACTGCGGATCGTACAGGTGCGTGCGGCCCAGGGCGATGAGGTCCGCACGGCCGGCAAGGAGGATCGAGTTGACGTCGTCGTAGCTTGAGATAGCGCCGACGGCGATCACCGCCACACCTGCCGGAGCGGCCACTTCCTGGCGGATACGGTCAGCGAACGGCGTCTGGTAGCTGCGGCCGAAGGCAGGCTTTTCTTCCTTGGCCACCTGGCCGGTGGAGACGTCCAGGCCGGCAGCGCCGTGGGCGACAAAAGCCCGGGCGATCTCCACGGAATCGTCAGACGTGTTGCCACCCTCGATCCAGTCGGTCGCTGAGATGCGTACCGTCAAAGGCTTGCCGGCAGGCCAGGCCGCGCGAACGGCGTCGAACACTTCCAACGGGAACCGCAGCCGGTTCTCCAAGCTGCCGCCGTATTCGTCGGTCCGCTTGTTGGAAACCGGCGAAAGGAAGGAGGAGAGCAGGTAGCCGTGGGCCGCGTGGATCTCCAGAAGGTCGAAACCTGCCTCCTCGGCACGGACGGTGGAGGCAACGAACTCCGCCTTGATGGCATCCATGCCGGCACGGTCCAATTCCACCGGGGTCTGGTTTTCGGCGCTGTACGGCAGGGCGGAAGGCCCGACGGCGGTCCAGTTTCCCGACTCGAGCGGCTGGTCGATGCCCTCCCACATGAGCTTGGTGGAGCCCTTGCGGCCGGAGTGGCCCAGCTGCGCGCCGATCTTGGCGGTGGAGCGGCTGTGAACGAAGTCCACGATCTCCTTCCAGCTGTCACGCTGGCCATCGGTGTACAGGCCGGTGCAGCCGGGGGTGATGCGGCCCGTTTCGGAAACGCACACCATCTCGGTCATGACCAGGCCCGCGCCGCCCAGCGCCTTGGACCCCAGGTGGACCTTGTGGAAGTCGCCCGGGACGCCGTCAATAGCGGAGTACATGTCCATCGGGGAGACGATGATGCGGTTCTTGAGCTCCAGCCCTCCGAGGCGGAACGGCTGGAACATGGCCGGGGCAACGTCGCCAAGGCCCTGAGATTCAGCGAAGTTACGCTCCACGGCCTCGGCGAATCCGGGATCCCGCAAGCGCAGGTTCTCCTGAGTGATGCGGCGGCTGCGGGTGAGCAGGTTGAACGCGAATTGGGTGGGATCCTGGTCCTTGTACTGGCCGATGCGCTCGAACCATTCAAGGGAAGCCTGGGCTGCACGCTGGGTCGACGCCACGACGGGCCGGCGTTCGGCCTCGTAGGCCTCCAGTGCTTGCTCCACCGAGGGGTGCTCGTGCAGGCACGCAGCCAGGGCCAGGGAGTCCTCCATGGCCAGCTTGGTCCCGGAGCCGATGGAGAAGTGGGCCGTGTGGGCAGCGTCGCCCAGCAGGACCACGTTGTTGTGGCGCCAGCTCTCGTTGCGGACCGTGGTGAAGTTGATCCACTTGGAGTTGTTGCTCAGGACCTCGTAGCCGTCCAGTTCCTCGGCGAAGATGTCGCGGATTTTGGCAATGGCCTTTTCGTCCGAGACACCCGGCGGGAAAACCTCGTTGGCGGTCTCGTCGAAGCCCGCTGCGTGCCACACGTCCTGGTGCATTTCCACAATGAACGTGGAGCCCTCATCCGAGTAGGGGTAGCCGTGGATCTGCATGACGCCCCACTCGGTTTCCTTCACGAAGAACTTGAAGGCTTCAAAGACCTGGTTGGTGCCCAGCCACATGAACTTGTTGGTCCGCGGATCCAGGTTCGGTTTGAAGGACTCCGCATACCGGGCGCGGATCTGGGAGTTGATTCCGTCGGCGGCCAGGACAAGATCGTAATTGGCCTCGAGTTCCTCCACCGGCGGCGCCAGGGTGCTGAACCGGACATCCACGTTCAGTTCGATGCAGCGGCGCTGGAGCAACTCAAGGAGTTCCTTGCGGCTCATTGCCGCAAACCCCTGCCCACCCACCGTTTTCATCTCGCCCCGGAAGTGGATGTCGATGTCGGACCATCGGGCGAACCGACGGCTCATGTATTCGGCCACCACGGGGTCGGC is from Paenarthrobacter nicotinovorans and encodes:
- a CDS encoding bifunctional salicylyl-CoA 5-hydroxylase/oxidoreductase; the protein is MKIAIVGGGPGGLYFAALMKQLDPSHDITLWERNAASDTFGFGVVFSDETLGGIGNADPVVAEYMSRRFARWSDIDIHFRGEMKTVGGQGFAAMSRKELLELLQRRCIELNVDVRFSTLAPPVEELEANYDLVLAADGINSQIRARYAESFKPNLDPRTNKFMWLGTNQVFEAFKFFVKETEWGVMQIHGYPYSDEGSTFIVEMHQDVWHAAGFDETANEVFPPGVSDEKAIAKIRDIFAEELDGYEVLSNNSKWINFTTVRNESWRHNNVVLLGDAAHTAHFSIGSGTKLAMEDSLALAACLHEHPSVEQALEAYEAERRPVVASTQRAAQASLEWFERIGQYKDQDPTQFAFNLLTRSRRITQENLRLRDPGFAEAVERNFAESQGLGDVAPAMFQPFRLGGLELKNRIIVSPMDMYSAIDGVPGDFHKVHLGSKALGGAGLVMTEMVCVSETGRITPGCTGLYTDGQRDSWKEIVDFVHSRSTAKIGAQLGHSGRKGSTKLMWEGIDQPLESGNWTAVGPSALPYSAENQTPVELDRAGMDAIKAEFVASTVRAEEAGFDLLEIHAAHGYLLSSFLSPVSNKRTDEYGGSLENRLRFPLEVFDAVRAAWPAGKPLTVRISATDWIEGGNTSDDSVEIARAFVAHGAAGLDVSTGQVAKEEKPAFGRSYQTPFADRIRQEVAAPAGVAVIAVGAISSYDDVNSILLAGRADLIALGRTHLYDPQWTLHAAAEQEYQGPGAQWIPQFRAGRRKPPSSRTDAVRPRLSLLKEADIDEATTHLRWTPASAAASVLVK